From one Lycium ferocissimum isolate CSIRO_LF1 chromosome 7, AGI_CSIRO_Lferr_CH_V1, whole genome shotgun sequence genomic stretch:
- the LOC132063108 gene encoding S-adenosyl-L-methionine-dependent uroporphyrinogen III methyltransferase, chloroplastic: protein MALVSRIPSTSPSSGPTQLRNNKSFGLNPICCINYASHSSSPFTEKHSIERYQRDSWIYKNELEKSGSCPILPDPSYVRDYDIALQLPELKKMLQVLKEKREEEGGCDKRGPGNVFLVGTGPGDPELLTVKALRVIQNADLLLYDRLVSNQVLDLVGPHARLLYVGKTAGYHSRTQEEIHELLLSFAEAGANVVRLKGGDPLVFGRGGEEMDFLQQKGIQVKVIPGITAASGISAELGIPLTHRGVANSVRFLTGHSRKGGTDPLFVAENAADPDSTLVVYMGLSTLPSLASKLIHHGLPTDTPAVAIERGTTPQQRMVFAELKNLAEDIASHRLESPTLIIIGKVVALSPLWPHSAEETPIFVETQSSSNTLQ from the exons ATGGCTCTTGTGAGTAgaattccttcaacttctccttcttctGGACCAACCCAATTGAGAAATAACAAATCTTTTGGCCTTAATCCTATCTGTTGTATCAACTATGCATCACATTCATCTTCCCCTTTTACTGAGAAGCATTCAATTGAGAGATATCAAAGAGATAGCTGGATTTACAAGAATGAATTGGAGAAATCTGGTTCTTGCCCAATTCTACCTGATCCAAGCTATGTTAGGGACTATGACATAGCTTTGCAGTTGCCTGAACTGAAGAAAATGCTTCAGGTTTTGaaggaaaagagagaagaagaaggagggtGTGATAAAAGAGGACCTGGAAATGTGTTTTTGGTGGGTACTGGACCAGGTGACCCTGAGTTGTTGACAGTTAAGGCTTTGAGAGTTATTCAGAATGCTGATCTTTTGTTGTATGATAGATTGGTTTCTAATCAAGTCTTGGATTTGGTTGGTCCTCATGCTAGACTTCTCTATGTTGGTAAAACTGCTGGTTACCATAGTAGAACTCAG gaagaaattcatgagtTGCTTCTGAGTTTTGCTGAAGCTGGGGCAAATGTTGTGAGACTAAAAGGCGGTGATCCATTG GTATTTGGACGGGGTGGAGAAGAGATGGATTTTCTTCAACAAAAGGGAATTCAAGTTAAAGTTATTCCAG GTATTACTGCAGCATCTGGGATATCGGCAGAGTTGGGGATTCCATTAACCCATCGTGGTGTCGCAAATAGTGTTAGATTTCTCACTGGTCACTCGAGAAAAGGAGGAACGGACCCGCTTTTTGTTGCAGAGAATGCAGCTGACCCTGACTCTACATTAGTTGTTTATATGGGCTTGTCAACTCTTCCCTCCCTGGCCTCAAAGCTCATACATCATGGGTTGCCAACTGATACACCAGCTGTTGCCATTGAGCGAGGGACAACACCTCAACAACGTATG GTGTTCGCAGAACTGAAGAATCTTGCTGAGGATATCGCATCTCACCGGTTAGAGTCACCAACCTTGATTATCATCGGGAAGGTTGTGGCTCTTTCACCATTATGGCCACATTCTGCCGAAGAGACTCCCATCTTTGTTGAGACTCAATCGTCCTCCAACACACTGCAATAG